A single region of the Verrucomicrobiota bacterium genome encodes:
- a CDS encoding aspartate kinase, with translation MALIVQKFGGTSVGNPERIKTVARRVKQYRDRGDQVVVVVSAMSGVTDGLIKLAKEIMPLPPEREMDMLLATGEQQTIALTAIALQQLGVPAASLTGAQAGIVTDGVHTKAKIQNITPKKVHALLDAGNVVIVAGFQGETAEGQITTLGRGGSDLTAIALAAALKADLCQIYTDVDGVYTADPRIVPAARKLGEVAYDELLELAGAGAKVMQLRSVEFAKKFGVVFEVRSSLNDNPGTIVKEETQSMESIVVRGVALDKNQAKVTLVGVPDKPGVAARVFTALADGAISVDMIVQNVSHASKSPTTDISFTVDKPDLLKARKVIDGLKSEVGFAGVEADEKIGKLSIVGVGMKSHSGVAAKMFSTLAKEGVNIGMISTSEIKVSVVISVDQGEQAMRALHAVFIG, from the coding sequence ATGGCACTCATCGTCCAAAAATTCGGCGGCACCTCGGTCGGCAATCCGGAACGCATCAAAACTGTCGCGCGCCGCGTGAAGCAGTATCGCGACCGTGGCGACCAGGTCGTCGTGGTCGTGTCCGCGATGAGCGGCGTGACCGACGGGCTCATCAAGCTCGCCAAGGAAATCATGCCGCTACCGCCCGAGCGCGAGATGGACATGCTGCTCGCGACCGGCGAACAGCAGACCATCGCGCTCACGGCCATCGCGCTCCAGCAACTCGGCGTGCCCGCGGCTTCGCTCACCGGCGCGCAGGCGGGCATCGTCACCGACGGCGTCCACACGAAGGCGAAGATCCAGAACATCACGCCGAAGAAAGTCCACGCGCTGCTCGACGCGGGAAACGTGGTCATCGTTGCGGGCTTTCAAGGCGAGACCGCCGAGGGCCAGATCACCACGCTGGGTCGCGGCGGTTCGGACCTCACGGCCATTGCGCTCGCGGCGGCGCTGAAGGCCGACCTTTGCCAGATTTACACGGATGTGGACGGCGTTTACACCGCCGACCCGCGCATCGTCCCGGCCGCGCGCAAGCTCGGTGAAGTCGCCTACGACGAATTGCTCGAACTCGCCGGCGCGGGCGCGAAGGTGATGCAGCTCCGCTCCGTCGAGTTCGCCAAGAAATTTGGCGTCGTGTTTGAAGTCCGCTCCAGTCTCAACGACAACCCAGGAACCATCGTGAAAGAGGAAACGCAAAGCATGGAGAGCATCGTCGTGCGCGGCGTCGCGCTCGACAAGAATCAGGCCAAGGTGACGCTCGTGGGCGTGCCGGACAAACCCGGCGTCGCCGCGCGCGTCTTCACCGCGCTTGCCGACGGCGCGATCAGCGTGGACATGATCGTCCAAAATGTCAGCCACGCATCGAAGTCGCCGACGACCGACATCTCCTTCACCGTGGACAAGCCCGACCTGCTCAAGGCGCGCAAGGTCATTGACGGATTGAAGTCCGAGGTCGGCTTCGCCGGGGTCGAAGCCGACGAGAAGATTGGGAAGCTCTCCATCGTGGGCGTCGGCATGAAAAGTCACAGCGGCGTCGCGGCGAAGATGTTCAGCACGCTGGCCAAGGAAGGCGTGAACATCGGGATGATTTCCACCAGCGAGATCAAAGTCTCCGTCGTGATCAGTGTTGACCAGGGCGAGCAGGCGATGCGCGCGCTGCACGCGGTGTTCATCGGTTGA
- a CDS encoding DUF1501 domain-containing protein, whose amino-acid sequence MRVPCNHSGHPRIPRRAAIQAGALGLVGLSMDQLAPLRALADGPSPKVRATSVIYIFLSGGLAQQDSFDPKPEAPEETRGEFKDIPTRTPGVHICEHLPELARRSNLWALCRSLTHKSNDHSASHHIMLTGRGEMPVGFDPNKPKQSDHPSIAALANSLRPARNNLPPAIVLPEKLIHRTGRVIPGQFGGTLGSRKDPWILDSSPFNAETYGAYPEFLFHHNKGAAKADIPFRSPNVTLSEPLAARLSDRLALQGELDRQRGLLESAAEAQSFDRYWNMAVSLLTRQDTIKAFDVTQSDPRLQERYGKNSFGWSLLLASRLVQAGVSLVQVNLGNNETWDTHEAAFPNLKNFLLPPMDRAVSALLDDLKDRGLLDSTLIVMAGEFGRTPRIFKIPSATLPGRDHWGAVQSVFFAGGGVRGGTVIGSSDKIGGYPASDAQTPENMAASIYDALGLPQNTMWHDEQGRPFNLYHGEPIRGLMG is encoded by the coding sequence ATGCGCGTGCCCTGCAATCATTCCGGCCATCCAAGGATTCCCCGCCGCGCGGCGATTCAAGCGGGCGCGCTTGGTCTTGTGGGCCTGAGCATGGATCAACTCGCGCCGCTTCGGGCGCTTGCGGACGGCCCGTCGCCAAAAGTCCGCGCAACGTCGGTCATCTATATCTTTCTCTCCGGTGGACTCGCGCAACAGGACAGCTTCGACCCGAAGCCCGAGGCGCCGGAGGAGACGCGCGGCGAGTTCAAGGACATCCCCACGCGCACACCCGGCGTCCACATTTGCGAGCATCTGCCCGAGCTGGCCAGGCGCAGCAATCTCTGGGCGCTTTGCCGCTCGCTCACGCACAAGTCGAACGACCACTCCGCGAGCCATCACATCATGCTCACCGGCCGCGGGGAGATGCCGGTCGGGTTCGACCCGAACAAGCCGAAGCAGTCGGATCATCCGTCCATTGCGGCGCTCGCCAACTCGCTCCGTCCCGCACGCAACAACCTGCCGCCGGCGATCGTGCTGCCGGAGAAGTTGATTCACCGGACCGGGCGCGTCATCCCCGGCCAGTTCGGCGGCACGCTCGGCTCCCGGAAGGATCCATGGATTCTCGACTCGTCGCCGTTCAATGCGGAGACCTACGGCGCCTACCCCGAGTTTCTGTTTCATCACAACAAGGGCGCGGCGAAGGCGGACATCCCCTTTCGATCGCCCAACGTGACGTTGTCCGAACCGCTTGCTGCGCGGTTATCCGACCGCCTCGCGTTGCAGGGCGAACTCGACCGCCAGCGTGGCTTGCTCGAGTCCGCCGCGGAGGCGCAGTCCTTTGACCGCTACTGGAACATGGCTGTCTCGCTGCTCACCCGGCAGGACACAATCAAGGCCTTCGACGTCACGCAATCCGACCCGCGTTTGCAGGAGCGTTACGGAAAAAACTCCTTCGGGTGGTCGCTCTTGCTCGCGTCGCGACTCGTCCAAGCCGGCGTGAGCCTCGTGCAGGTGAATCTCGGCAACAACGAGACATGGGACACCCACGAAGCCGCGTTCCCCAATCTGAAAAACTTCCTGCTGCCGCCGATGGACCGCGCCGTGTCCGCGTTGCTCGATGACTTGAAGGACCGCGGGTTGCTCGACAGCACGCTCATCGTCATGGCCGGCGAGTTTGGCCGCACACCACGCATTTTCAAGATTCCCAGCGCCACGCTGCCCGGCCGCGACCATTGGGGCGCGGTGCAAAGCGTGTTCTTCGCCGGCGGCGGCGTCCGCGGCGGGACGGTGATCGGTTCGTCCGACAAGATTGGCGGCTATCCGGCAAGCGACGCGCAGACGCCCGAGAACATGGCGGCCTCCATCTACGACGCACTTGGCCTGCCACAGAACACGATGTGGCACGACGAACAGGGACGTCCTTTCAACCTCTACCACGGCGAACCCATCCGCGGCTTGATGGGCTAG
- a CDS encoding M28 family peptidase, translating to MKPSPALLIIATLVALPISAAPPAGESQFLSNTRQLIYDGKRSGEGYFSPDGKTLIFQSEREADNPFYQIYTLNLETGDTHRVSPGHGKTTCAFFRPGSDEVLFASTHLDPQARDKQKAELEFRATGKQRRYSWDYDEHMDIFAAKRDGSKIRRLTTSPGYDAEGSYSPDGKRIVFSSLRDAYPTNKLSTADLKKLEVDPSYFGEIYIMNADGSGQRRLTQTPGYDGGPFFSPDGRRIIWRRFDEKGETADVFTMNTDGSDVRRLTDFKAMSWAPIFHPASRYVIYTANKHGFANFELFIVDPLGEREPVRVTFTDGFDGLPVFSPDGKKLCWTASRTGDGKSQLFMADWNHEAALAALAGAAKRSVPADVAHASHRTHESHATPETRPKNLSPEIKSSDLQAQVSYLASDALEGRLTGTRGARLAADFIAEQFKLAGLEPLGDPRSFFQPFEFNAGVRVLTNQNRLAIARENAVTPMPGYEPEKDFRPLAFSQSGTVEGEVVFAGYGLSVPGKPGEGYDSYAGLDVSNKVVLVLRYVPEEADARRRAELNRYAGLRYKALIARQRGARALLVISGPNSPNPGQLAALTYDRGAGAGIVAMSVNGNVASELFAAAGRDLKAIQSALDKEDPHAQGSFTFPKARVALTAAVEPIKQTDRNVLGWLPPAPGSKETGYVFIGAHYDHLGHGETGGMARKDEEGKIHSGADDNASGTAAVLELAAALAAERKKSPAAFTRGVLFALWSGEELGLLGSAQYAERPLKPLSNAVAYVNFDMVGRLRDNKLLVQGTGSSTNWTRLVEKRNVAAGFNLALQEDPYLPTDVTSFYSKQVPVLSFFTGSHDEYHRPADKPETLNYEGLERITKLAHGLALDLAHMPAPPAYAKVERKDSGGSRDNLRAYLGTIPDYATEIAGVKISGTRPASPADKAGFKGGDVIVEFNGQKIANIYDYTYAMDAVKIGQAVKVIVLREGKRVELTATPEARK from the coding sequence ATGAAACCGTCCCCGGCCCTGCTCATCATCGCCACGCTCGTCGCGCTCCCGATTTCGGCTGCGCCTCCAGCGGGCGAATCGCAGTTCCTCTCGAACACCCGTCAGCTCATCTACGACGGCAAACGCAGCGGCGAGGGCTACTTCTCGCCCGACGGCAAGACGCTCATCTTCCAGAGCGAGCGCGAGGCGGACAATCCCTTCTACCAGATTTACACCCTCAACCTCGAAACCGGCGACACGCACCGCGTCTCGCCAGGCCACGGCAAGACCACGTGCGCGTTCTTCCGGCCCGGAAGCGACGAGGTGCTCTTCGCCTCGACGCATCTCGACCCGCAGGCGCGCGACAAACAGAAGGCCGAGTTGGAATTCCGCGCCACCGGCAAGCAGCGCCGCTACTCGTGGGACTACGACGAGCACATGGACATCTTCGCGGCGAAGCGCGACGGCTCGAAGATTCGCCGGCTCACGACATCGCCCGGCTACGACGCCGAGGGCAGCTACTCGCCCGACGGGAAGCGCATCGTGTTCTCCTCGCTGCGCGACGCGTATCCGACGAACAAGCTCTCCACAGCGGACCTGAAGAAGCTCGAAGTGGACCCGAGTTACTTCGGCGAAATCTACATCATGAACGCCGACGGCTCCGGCCAGAGGCGGCTCACGCAGACGCCCGGCTACGACGGCGGGCCGTTCTTCTCGCCGGACGGCCGGCGCATCATCTGGCGGCGCTTCGATGAGAAGGGTGAGACGGCTGACGTCTTCACGATGAACACCGACGGCTCGGACGTGCGCCGCCTGACGGACTTCAAGGCGATGAGCTGGGCGCCGATTTTTCATCCCGCAAGCCGTTACGTGATCTACACGGCGAACAAGCACGGCTTTGCGAACTTCGAGCTGTTCATCGTGGACCCGCTCGGCGAACGCGAGCCGGTGCGCGTGACGTTCACCGACGGCTTCGACGGCCTGCCGGTCTTCTCGCCGGACGGCAAGAAACTCTGCTGGACCGCCAGCCGCACCGGCGATGGCAAGTCGCAGCTCTTCATGGCGGACTGGAATCACGAGGCGGCGCTGGCGGCGCTGGCCGGCGCGGCGAAGCGCAGCGTTCCTGCTGATGTGGCCCACGCATCGCATAGAACCCATGAGTCCCATGCGACCCCCGAGACCCGCCCGAAGAACCTCTCCCCCGAAATCAAATCCTCCGATCTGCAAGCCCAAGTCTCCTACCTCGCCTCCGACGCGCTCGAAGGCCGGCTCACGGGCACGCGCGGCGCGCGACTCGCGGCAGACTTCATCGCGGAGCAATTCAAGCTGGCCGGCCTCGAACCGCTCGGCGACCCGAGGAGTTTCTTCCAGCCGTTCGAGTTCAACGCCGGCGTGCGCGTGCTCACGAATCAAAACCGTCTCGCCATCGCCCGCGAGAACGCCGTGACCCCGATGCCCGGCTACGAGCCCGAGAAAGACTTCCGCCCGCTCGCCTTCTCGCAGAGCGGCACAGTCGAGGGCGAGGTGGTCTTCGCCGGCTACGGCTTGAGCGTGCCGGGCAAGCCCGGCGAAGGCTACGACTCCTACGCCGGCCTCGACGTGTCCAACAAGGTCGTGCTCGTGCTGCGCTACGTGCCCGAGGAGGCCGATGCCAGGCGCCGCGCGGAACTCAACCGCTACGCCGGCTTGCGCTACAAGGCCCTCATCGCGCGGCAGCGCGGCGCGCGGGCGTTGCTCGTGATCAGCGGACCGAACTCGCCGAACCCCGGCCAGCTCGCCGCGCTCACCTACGACCGCGGCGCGGGCGCGGGCATTGTCGCGATGTCAGTAAACGGAAACGTGGCGTCGGAACTTTTTGCCGCCGCGGGCAGGGACTTGAAGGCAATCCAGTCCGCGCTGGACAAGGAAGACCCGCATGCGCAGGGCAGCTTCACGTTTCCGAAGGCGCGCGTGGCGCTCACCGCCGCCGTCGAGCCCATCAAACAGACCGACCGCAACGTGCTTGGCTGGCTGCCCCCTGCGCCCGGCTCGAAGGAAACCGGCTACGTCTTCATCGGCGCGCACTACGACCATCTTGGCCACGGCGAAACCGGCGGCATGGCGCGCAAGGACGAGGAGGGCAAGATCCACTCCGGCGCGGATGACAACGCGAGCGGCACCGCCGCAGTGCTCGAACTCGCCGCCGCGCTCGCAGCCGAACGGAAGAAGAGTCCGGCGGCATTCACGCGAGGCGTGCTCTTCGCGCTGTGGAGCGGCGAGGAACTCGGCCTGCTCGGCTCCGCGCAATACGCCGAGCGCCCGCTCAAGCCGCTGAGCAACGCCGTCGCCTACGTGAACTTCGACATGGTCGGCCGCCTGCGCGACAACAAGCTGCTCGTGCAGGGCACCGGCTCCTCGACAAACTGGACGCGGCTCGTCGAGAAACGAAATGTGGCCGCGGGCTTCAACCTCGCCTTGCAGGAGGACCCGTATCTGCCGACGGACGTGACGAGCTTTTACTCGAAGCAGGTGCCGGTGTTGAGCTTCTTCACCGGCAGCCACGACGAGTATCACCGCCCGGCGGACAAGCCCGAGACGCTCAACTACGAAGGCCTCGAACGCATCACGAAGCTCGCGCACGGACTCGCGCTCGACCTTGCGCACATGCCCGCGCCGCCCGCCTACGCAAAAGTGGAACGCAAGGACAGCGGCGGCTCGCGCGACAATCTCCGCGCCTACCTCGGCACGATCCCCGACTACGCGACGGAGATCGCCGGCGTGAAGATTTCCGGCACCCGCCCCGCCAGTCCCGCGGACAAGGCCGGATTCAAAGGCGGCGACGTGATCGTGGAATTCAACGGCCAGAAGATCGCCAACATCTACGACTACACCTACGCGATGGACGCTGTGAAGATCGGCCAGGCCGTGAAAGTGATCGTGCTGCGCGAAGGCAAACGCGTGGAGTTGACGGCGACCCCCGAGGCGAGGAAGTAG